The window TTTGACTCTGCTAACGAACCTATACCCCCAAAGGCATAAAATAGCAGGAAAACCTGCATGCGTGTTCACCACCGGTAGTGGAGGGCAAGTCACTGCACTAGAAAACATCGAGAAAATTATCGGCGTATTTAACCCAAAATTTATAAAACCAGGATTGGCCGTCGAAGGCTCTCCAAAAGAACCTGACAAAGAACAAGCAATAAAGCTTGGAGAAAAGCTGGCGAAGGCTTTGACCAAAAAGTAAGTAACGCCCATACTCTATC is drawn from Candidatus Bathyarchaeia archaeon and contains these coding sequences:
- a CDS encoding flavodoxin domain-containing protein — translated: MPKLLVIYDSRTGNTEKLAQAIADGARRVPGVTVELKKAKEANIEEVTAADAYAFGSPSHFSIMSGEILTLLTNLYPQRHKIAGKPACVFTTGSGGQVTALENIEKIIGVFNPKFIKPGLAVEGSPKEPDKEQAIKLGEKLAKALTKK